In one Alnus glutinosa chromosome 12, dhAlnGlut1.1, whole genome shotgun sequence genomic region, the following are encoded:
- the LOC133851725 gene encoding protein RESISTANCE TO PHYTOPHTHORA 1, chloroplastic: MNTLIPTSLCNTQISRFRFTAPKILRNSFPHAHSRAKSFKIHATTPSEIDTQTAEEERVQAESTEAFKASSTPSTAPAELDKDLKKVVQKTAATFAPRASTASKNPAVPGSALYTVFEVQGYASMLLGGALSFNLIFPSNEPDIWRLMGMWSIWMFTIPSLRARDCSKNEKEALNYLFLLVPLINVIIPFFWKSFAVVWSADTIAFFGMYAWKFGWLQRTD; the protein is encoded by the exons ATGAACACGCTGATCCCGACGTCTCTCTGCAACACCCAGATTTCAAGGTTCCGTTTTACCGCTCCAAAAATCCTCAGAAACAGCTTTCCCCATGCTCACTCACGCGCCAAAAGCTTCAAAATACACGCGACTACTCCCAGTGAAATAGATACACAGACGGCAGAGGAAGAAAGAGTACAAGCAGAATCCACTGAAGCATTCAAGGCCTCCAGCACTCCATCCACTGCTCCTGCTGAGCTTGACAAAGACCTCAAAAAG GTCGTTCAGAAGACTGCTGCAACCTTTGCTCCAAGGGCTTCCACGGCTTCCAAAAATCCTGCTGTGCCTGGAAGTGCCCTGTATACAGTTTTTGAGGTTCAAGGCTATGCTTCAATGTTGTTGGGTGGAGCTCTGTCGTTTAATCTCATATTCCCATCAAACGAACCGGACATATGGCGATTAATGGGAATGTGGTCCATTTGGATGTTCA CAATTCCTTCACTCCGGGCCCGAGACTGCTCGAAGAATGAGAAAGAAGCTCTCAACTATCTCTTTCTCCTCGTCCCATTAATCAATGTTATAATCCCATTCTTCTGGAAGTCCTTTGCAGTTGTCTGGTCTGCAGATACTATAGCCTTCTTTGGAATGTATGCATGGAAG tttgGGTGGCTACAGAGAACAGATTAG
- the LOC133852040 gene encoding transcription termination factor MTERF4, chloroplastic yields the protein MTIRSYAGITKPGFLLVHSELPALSLLKPKLTSLSTLKVPGNHERRIGLITRFQYSVADRTFASSSVDSSVSKPGATHLGRKQGGSSSLYSRPSLSEMKNERIANRARVYEFLRGIGIVPDELDGLELPVTAEVMRERVDFLHKLGLTVEDINNYPLVLGCSVKKNMVPVLDYLGKLGVRKSTFTEFLRRYPQVLHASVVVDLAPVVAYLQGMDIKPNDIPRVLERYPEVLGFKLEGTMSTSVAYLVGIGVARREIGGVLTRYPDILGMRVGRVIKPFVEYLESLGIPRLAVARLIEKQPHILGFGLEERVKPNVNSLLEFNVRETLLPSVVAQYPEIIGLDLKPKLVSQQSLLNSIIDVGPEDFGRVVEKMPQVVSLSSTPARRHVDFLKNCGFSLQQMRKMVVDCPQLLALNLNIMKLNFDYFQMEMKRPLDDLVMFPAFFTYGLESTIKPRHRMVAKKGLKCSLAWLLNCSDEKFEERMSYDTIDMEEMETEPSFDMNTLMEPRSDESTSDYDEDSDDDYV from the coding sequence ATGACGATCAGAAGCTATGCTGGCATTACAAAACCTGGATTTTTGCTTGTACATTCAGAGTTACCTGCCCTTTCTCTCCTCAAACCCAAGTTAACTTCTTTATCAACTCTTAAGGTACCAGGTAACCACGAGAGAAGAATAGGGTTGATTACAAGATTTCAGTACTCTGTTGCTGATAGAACATTTGCATCTAGTTCTGTGGATTCATCAGTGTCCAAGCCAGGTGCCACCCATTTGGGTCGGAAACAAGGAGGTTCCTCATCCCTGTATAGTCGTCCTAGTTTATCGGAAATGAAAAATGAGAGAATTGCAAATCGTGCCAGGGTTTACGAGTTCTTGCGAGGAATTGGTATTGTTCCTGATGAGCTTGACGGGTTGGAGCTTCCTGTGACAGCTGAGGTTATGAGGGAACGTGTTGATTTTCTTCACAAATTAGGGCTTACAGTTGAAGACATTAACAACTATCCTCTTGTTCTTGGCTGCAGTGTAAAGAAAAATATGGTTCCTGTTCTTGATTATCTTGGAAAATTGGGTGTTAGGAAATCCACTTTTACTGAGTTCTTGAGAAGATACCCACAAGTTCTCCATGCTAGTGTTGTTGTTGACCTTGCTCCAGTGGTCGCATATCTTCAAGGGATGGATATCAAGCCAAATGATATTCCTCGAGTTCTTGAGAGATATCCAGAAGTATTGGGATTCAAGCTTGAGGGGACCATGAGCACATCGGTGGCCTATCTGGTTGGAATTGGGGTTGCAAGAAGAGAAATTGGTGGGGTTTTAACTAGATACCCTGATATTTTAGGCATGCGAGTAGGCAGGGTGATCAAACCTTTCGTGGAGTATCTGGAAAGCTTGGGCATACCAAGATTAGCTGTGGCTAGACTGATAGAGAAGCAGCCCCATATCCTAGGGTTTGGGTTGGAGGAGAGGGTAAAACCAAATGTCAACTCCCTTTTAGAGTTTAATGTTAGAGAAACATTACTTCCTTCTGTAGTAGCACAGTATCCTGAGATTATAGGACTTGACTTGAAGCCGAAGCTTGTCAGTCAACAGAGTTTGCTAAATTCGATTATTGATGTTGGTCCTGAGGATTTCGGCAGAGTTGTTGAGAAGATGCCACAAGTTGTTAGTCTCAGTAGTACACCTGCGAGAAGGCATGTGGATTTTCTAAAGAATTGTGGATTCTCCTTGCAACAAATGAGAAAGATGGTGGTGGACTGTCCCCAACTGCTTGCTTTGAATCTCAACATCATGAAACTTAACTTTGATTACTTTCAAATGGAGATGAAAAGGCCTTTGGATGACTTGGTTATGTTCCCTGCATTCTTTACTTATGGTCTGGAGTCCACCATAAAACCGAGACACAGGATGGTTGCAAAGAAGGGGTTAAAATGTTCTCTTGCATGGCTTCTTAATTGCTCTGATGAGAAGTTTGAGGAACGGATGAGCTACGACACTATTGACATGGAGGAGATGGAAACAGAACCATCATTTGACATGAATACACTAATGGAACCAAGGAGTGATGAGTCAACTTCTGATTACGATGAGGACAGTGACGATGACTATGTGTAG
- the LOC133851810 gene encoding auxin-binding protein T85, translating into MAGLCLAIFFALLLLSARAEASQCSVKGLPLIRNISELPQDNYGRGGLSHITIAGSVMHGMKEVELWLQTFAPGSATPIHRHSCEEVFVVLKGSGTLYLASSSHEKYPGKPQEFKIYSNSTFHIPVNDAHQVWNSNEYEDLQMLVVISRPPVRVFIYEDWFMPHTAAKFKFPYNWDEQCFQVPPKDEL; encoded by the exons atggccggACTTTGTCTCGCTATCTTCTTTGCGTTGCTCTTACTATCTGCAAGAGCGGAGGCTTCCCAGTGCTCAGTCAAGG GATTACCACTGATAAGAAATATCAGTGAGCTTCCTCAGGATAACTATGGAAGGGGAGGTTTGTCCCATATAACTATTGCAGGTTCGGTCATGCATGGGATGAAAGAG gTTGAGTTATGGCTTCAAACATTTGCCCCGGGATCAGCTACACCAATTCACAGGCACTCCTGTGAAGAAGTTTTTGTTGTTCTTAAGGGAAGTGGCACTCTGTATCTTGCATCAAGTTCACATGAGAAGTACCCTGGAAAGCCTCAAGAGTTCAAAATCTATTCTAATAGCACATTTCATATCCCTGTTAATGATGCTCACCAG GTATGGAATTCAAATGAATATGAAGATTTGCAAATGCTTGTTGTTATATCTCGTCCGCCAGTCAGAGT GTTTATATATGAGGACTGGTTCATGCCTCACACTGCAGCAAAATTCAAGTTCCCATACAACTGGGATGAACAATGCTTCCAAGTACCTCCGAAAGATGAACTTTAG